From the genome of Nicotiana sylvestris chromosome 2, ASM39365v2, whole genome shotgun sequence, one region includes:
- the LOC104239360 gene encoding probable xyloglucan endotransglucosylase/hydrolase protein 7, with product MISSSSLYYSPVIVILLYALTFSFSVSARPATFLQDFKVAWADSHIKQIDGGKAIQLILDQNSGCGFASKSKYLFGRVSMKIKLVPGDSAGTVTAFYMNSDTDNVRDELDFEFLGNRSGQPYTVQTNVYVHGKGDKEQRINLWFDPSADFHTYTILWNHHHTVFYVDAVPIRVYKNNEAKGIPFPKFQPMGVYSTLWEADDWATRGGLEKINWSKSPFYAYYKDFDIEGCAMPGPANCASNPRNWWEGANYQQLSAVEARQYRWVRTNHMIYDYCTDKSRNPVPPPECVAGI from the exons atgATTTCCTCTTCTTCCTTATATTATTCACCTGTCATTGTAATATTGCTATATGCCTTGACCTTTTCATTTTCAGTGAGTGCACGACCCGCCACTTTTTTACAGGACTTTAAAGTGGCATGGGCTGACTCTCACATCAAGCAAATCGATGGCGGCAAGGCTATACAGCTTATACTCGACCAAAACTCAG GATGTGGGTTTGCTTCCAAAAGCAAATACCTCTTTGGACGTGTTAGCATGAAGATCAAGCTCGTTCCTGGTGACTCTGCTGGAACTGTCACCGCCTTTTAC ATGAACTCGGACACAGATAACGTAAGGGACGAGCTAGACTTCGAGTTCTTGGGAAACAGGTCAGGCCAGCCGTACACTGTCCAAACGAATGTTTATGTCCATGGAAAGGGTGacaaggaacaaaggatcaacctTTGGTTCGATCCATCCGCTGATTTTCATACCTACACCATTCTTTGGAACCACCATCACACTGT ATTCTACGTGGACGCAGTACCCATTAGAGTGTACAAGAATAACGAAGCAAAAGGAATCCCATTCCCTAAATTCCAACCCATGGGAGTGTACTCAACATTGTGGGAAGCCGACGACTGGGCAACAAGAGGTGGATTAGAGAAAATAAATTGGAGCAAATCCCCATTTTACGCATACTACAAGGACTTTGACATAGAGGGATGTGCAATGCCAGGACCAGCAAACTGTGCCTCAAATCCACGCAATTGGTGGGAAGGTGCTAATTACCAACAGCTCAGTGCTGTGGAAGCAAGGCAATATCGCTGGGTTAGAACGAACCACATGATCTATGATTATTGCACTGACAAATCCAGAAATCCAGTTCCCCCACCAGAATGTGTGGCCGGAATATGA